Proteins from one Prevotella sp. E2-28 genomic window:
- the coaD gene encoding pantetheine-phosphate adenylyltransferase yields the protein MKTGIFVGTFNPYTVGHDSIVTRALPLFDRLVIGVVGDHVQKPGIPPAAERIEAIKALYQDEPRIEVKPYFGLAVDFARAEGARFIVKGVRSVKDFEYEREQADVNRQLTNGEVETILLYSEPHFSSISSTMVRELQHFGVDVSAYLPSRNSDITK from the coding sequence ATGAAGACAGGAATATTTGTTGGAACATTCAATCCCTATACCGTGGGCCATGATTCTATCGTGACCCGCGCCCTGCCCCTGTTCGACCGTTTGGTCATCGGCGTGGTGGGCGATCATGTGCAGAAGCCCGGCATACCCCCTGCTGCTGAGCGCATAGAGGCTATCAAAGCCCTCTATCAGGACGAGCCCCGTATTGAGGTGAAGCCTTATTTCGGCCTGGCAGTCGATTTTGCCCGTGCTGAGGGTGCCCGCTTCATTGTGAAGGGCGTCCGCTCCGTGAAGGATTTTGAATACGAGCGCGAGCAGGCCGACGTAAACCGCCAGCTCACTAACGGCGAGGTAGAGACCATCCTGCTCTATAGCGAACCGCATTTTTCATCGATTTCATCGACAATGGTGCGCGAGTTGCAGCACTTCGGCGTGGATGTTTCAGCTTATTTGCCCAGTCGTAATTCCGATATCACGAAATAA
- the ybeY gene encoding rRNA maturation RNase YbeY, with protein MISYSTENVKMPAIKKRDTTAWIRRVAATYNKKVGEVGYLFCDDEHILEVNREYLNHDYYTDIITFDYCEDDVLNGDLVISLDTVRTNAELFHKTYEEELHRVIIHGILHLCGINDKGPGEREIMEAAENKALALR; from the coding sequence ATGATTTCTTACAGCACCGAAAACGTTAAGATGCCAGCCATCAAGAAGCGCGACACCACCGCATGGATTCGCCGCGTGGCAGCAACCTATAATAAGAAAGTTGGCGAGGTGGGCTATCTCTTCTGCGACGATGAGCATATCCTCGAGGTAAACCGTGAATACCTGAATCACGATTATTATACGGACATCATCACCTTCGACTATTGCGAGGATGATGTGCTCAATGGCGATTTGGTTATCTCTCTGGATACCGTACGTACCAATGCGGAACTCTTCCATAAGACTTACGAGGAAGAGCTTCATCGTGTCATCATTCACGGCATCCTGCACCTTTGTGGCATTAACGACAAAGGGCCGGGCGAGCGTGAAATCATGGAAGCCGCTGAGAATAAAGCATTAGCTTTGCGATAA